The Elgaria multicarinata webbii isolate HBS135686 ecotype San Diego chromosome 1, rElgMul1.1.pri, whole genome shotgun sequence genome has a window encoding:
- the LOC134405513 gene encoding cyclin-dependent kinase 5 activator 1-like, translated as MGTVLSLSPGLRKASLYDDGSSSSLAHYPGLASTKGGGQKAEKGLKRHSMFIPALTWKRLVASTKKKGSRAGGGKGPSNNNNNNYHHAKDVALLNHENAKKSLSCANLASYEGGGQPLAPLSSKRISTTSASSLKPGSAAGGTAPSPRRVVVQASTSELLKCLGEFLSRRCFRLKHLSPTEPILWLRSVDRSLLLQGWQDQAFVTPANVVFVYLLCREMIDGDVVASEHELQAALLTCLYLSYSYMGNEISYPLKPFLVEASKDAFWNRCLRIINAMSAKMLRINADPHYFTQIFADLKNEGNGAHEDFARVLDR; from the coding sequence ATGGGCACGGTGTTGTCCCTCTCCCCGGGGCTCCGGAAAGCCAGCCTCTACGACGACGGCTCCTCCAGCTCCCTGGCCCACTACCCGGGCCTGGCCAGCACCAAGGGCGGCGGGCAGAAGGCCGAGAAGGGCCTCAAGCGCCACTCCATGTTCATCCCGGCCTTGACCTGGAAGAGGCTGGTGGCCTCCACCAAGAAGAAAGGCTCCCGGGCCGGCGGCGGCAAAGGCccgtccaacaacaacaacaacaactaccaccACGCCAAGGACGTGGCCCTGCTCAACCACGAGAACGCCAAGAAGTCCCTCTCGTGCGCCAACCTCGCCAGCTACGAGGGGGGCGGCCAGCCGCTGGCCCCCCTGAGCTCCAAGCGCATCTCCACCACCTCGGCCTCCTCGCTCAAGCCCGGCAGTGCTGCCGGGGGCACGGCCCCCTCCCCGCGCCGGGTGGTGGTCCAGGCCTCCACCAGCGAGCTGCTGAAGTGCCTGGGCGAGTTCCTGAGCCGGCGCTGCTTCCGCCTCAAGCACCTCTCGCCCACTGAGCCCATCTTGTGGCTGCGCAGCGTGGACCGCTCGCTCCTGCTCCAGGGCTGGCAGGACCAGGCCTTCGTCACGCCCGCCAACGTGGTCTTCGTCTACCTGCTGTGCCGCGAGATGATCGACGGGGACGTGGTGGCCAGCGAGCACGAGCTCCAGGCCgccctgctcacctgcctctACCTGTCCTACTCCTACATGGGCAACGAGATCTCCTACCCGCTGAAGCCCTTCCTGGTGGAGGCCTCCAAGGACGCCTTCTGGAACCGCTGCCTTCGCATCATCAACGCCATGAGTGCCAAGATGCTCCGGATCAACGCCGACCCGCACTACTTCACCCAGATCTTTGCCGACCTCAAAAACGAAGGCAACGGCGCCCACGAGGACTTCGCCCGGGTCCTGGACCGGTGA